In Caproiciproducens sp. NJN-50, the following are encoded in one genomic region:
- the fumC gene encoding class II fumarate hydratase — protein sequence MEYRTEHDSMGEIQVPADRLWGAQTQRSFQNFRIGTERMPDEIIRAFGILKKAAALANRQLGKLDGERCDLICRVCDRIAAGELSEEFPLVVWQTGSGTQSNMNVNEVIANCGNQMAGKRLLHPNDHVNMSQSSNDTFPTAMHIAAALAIEDRLIPEIHALTAEFRRLERENEGVATTGRTHLQDATPIRFSQEISGWRGMMEKSLSMIEAALPQVKELALGGTAVGTGLNAPEGFAEEVARQVSGLTGKEFVTAENKFHSLTAKDELVFAHGALKALAADLMKIANDVRWLASGPRCGLGEISIPANEPGSSIMPGKVNPTQCEAVTMVAVQVMANDAAVAMAASQGNFQLNVFMPVCIYNFLQSVRLLGDCIRSFRKNCVCGIAANKEKMRYNLTHSLMLATALNPYIGYDNAAKTVKKAFQENLSLKEAAVSLGFITAEKFDEVFHPEDMT from the coding sequence ATGGAATACAGGACGGAACACGATTCGATGGGAGAAATACAGGTTCCCGCGGACCGTCTGTGGGGAGCCCAGACGCAGCGGAGCTTCCAGAACTTCCGGATCGGGACGGAGCGGATGCCGGACGAGATCATCCGCGCGTTCGGGATCCTGAAAAAAGCGGCGGCGCTTGCCAACCGCCAGCTTGGCAAGCTGGACGGCGAGCGGTGCGATTTGATCTGCCGGGTCTGCGACCGGATCGCCGCGGGAGAGCTGAGCGAAGAATTCCCGCTGGTCGTCTGGCAGACCGGCAGCGGCACGCAGTCGAACATGAATGTCAACGAAGTCATTGCAAACTGCGGAAATCAAATGGCGGGCAAAAGGCTGCTTCACCCCAACGACCATGTAAACATGTCGCAGAGCTCCAACGACACCTTCCCGACCGCCATGCACATCGCGGCGGCGCTCGCCATAGAGGACCGGCTGATTCCGGAGATCCATGCGCTGACCGCGGAATTCCGGCGGCTGGAGCGGGAAAACGAGGGGGTCGCCACGACGGGGAGAACCCACCTGCAGGACGCGACGCCGATCCGGTTCTCGCAGGAAATCAGCGGATGGCGCGGCATGATGGAAAAATCTCTCTCGATGATCGAAGCCGCCCTCCCGCAGGTGAAGGAGCTGGCCCTGGGCGGCACGGCGGTCGGGACCGGCCTGAACGCGCCCGAGGGCTTCGCCGAAGAGGTTGCCCGGCAGGTCAGCGGCCTGACCGGAAAAGAATTCGTCACGGCGGAAAACAAGTTCCACTCGCTGACGGCCAAAGACGAGCTCGTCTTTGCTCACGGGGCATTGAAGGCGCTCGCGGCCGACCTGATGAAAATCGCCAATGACGTGCGCTGGCTGGCGAGCGGGCCCCGCTGCGGGCTCGGCGAAATCTCGATTCCCGCGAATGAGCCGGGAAGCTCCATCATGCCCGGCAAGGTCAACCCGACGCAGTGCGAGGCGGTGACGATGGTCGCGGTCCAGGTCATGGCCAACGACGCGGCGGTCGCCATGGCAGCCTCCCAGGGCAATTTCCAGCTCAACGTGTTCATGCCGGTGTGCATCTACAATTTTCTGCAGTCGGTGCGCCTGCTCGGCGACTGCATCCGCTCCTTCCGCAAAAACTGCGTCTGCGGCATCGCTGCGAACAAAGAAAAAATGAGGTACAATCTCACTCATTCTCTCATGCTGGCGACCGCGCTGAACCCCTATATCGGCTACGACAACGCGGCGAAAACGGTGAAGAAAGCGTTCCAGGAAAATCTGTCGCTAAAGGAAGCGGCCGTCTCGCTGGGATTCATCACCGCAGAAAAGTTTGACGAAGTCTTTCATCCCGAAGATATGACCTGA
- a CDS encoding FumA C-terminus/TtdB family hydratase beta subunit, with protein MKSYTFTTPLSEADMRKLETGDVVYLSGHIFTARDMAHLRMKRLLKENKPLPKPFEGAALFHAGPVVLKNKDGTWKLNVIGPTTSIRMEPYAEMVGSIGVRAVIGKGGMGEDTLEACRKYGYVYLQAAPGCAAKLAQGIERINDVTWFELGMPEAMWDLQSSRFGPLVVGMDTKGNSIYKDLRTSALNRIDVLYPA; from the coding sequence ATGAAAAGCTATACGTTTACGACTCCGTTGTCCGAAGCTGATATGAGAAAATTGGAAACAGGCGATGTCGTCTATCTCTCCGGGCACATCTTCACGGCGCGGGACATGGCTCATCTGAGAATGAAACGGCTGCTGAAAGAAAATAAGCCTCTCCCGAAACCGTTTGAGGGTGCGGCGCTTTTTCACGCAGGTCCTGTGGTTTTAAAGAATAAAGATGGAACCTGGAAACTGAATGTGATCGGGCCCACCACCAGCATCCGGATGGAACCGTATGCCGAGATGGTCGGTTCCATCGGTGTCAGGGCCGTCATCGGAAAAGGCGGAATGGGCGAAGACACGCTGGAAGCCTGCCGGAAATACGGGTATGTCTATCTGCAGGCGGCACCGGGATGCGCCGCAAAGCTGGCGCAGGGGATTGAACGGATCAACGATGTAACGTGGTTTGAGCTTGGAATGCCGGAAGCCATGTGGGACCTGCAGTCGAGCCGATTCGGTCCGCTGGTCGTCGGGATGGACACAAAAGGCAACAGCATCTACAAAGACCTCAGAACATCTGCGCTCAACCGAATCGACGTCCTTTATCCCGCTTAG